CTTCCCGAGGAGAAGTCACGGGAGATAATGCTCGACAAACGGGAGACAGTAACACGGCAACTGCCGGTATAGCCGGAATGGGTGTAGGCGTGGAATTCCCACGGATGGAAGTAGGTATTTTAGGAAATACCATTGTGCCCTATATTTTGCTGAACACACATACCTCGTCGTATTTAAGTACCGGATTGCTCGATAACAGACCCTGCCATACAGCTACCTGTAAATATGAAGTCCATGTGGGTGTAAGTCTTAACTTTCTGGGTATTGCCTCCGTTAATCACGATTACAAGGCGTTCGAGGAAGAAAAACGTTGGGTGGCAGAAGGTTCACATTGTGGGGATTGAGAATATCAAAGTTAACAGGTGACAATAAGCATTTACTCTTTCAGCAATTGATCCACAAAAGCCTCAAATTCTTTTACAAATTTTGTGTACTCCTCTCCTGTGGCGGGGCCATTAAATCCTGTATGGATTCTGCGCACCTTCCCTGTCTTATCAATAAAAATGGTAGTGGGATAAGACAAAACATGATTTAGCATAGGTAATTTATCGTTGGCCTTTTGTTTACTACCTCCGCCATACTGCGCCAATAAAATTGGATAAGGCACTTCTACAGCTGTTCGCAATTTTTCAATGGCTTGAAGTGCTCTGGCTTCAGTTTTGGCATATTCGAAAGCCAGGGCAACCATTTCCAGACTATCGCTTTTGTTTGCCTTATAAAATTGGGTAAAGTATTTTGTTTCATCTAAGCAATTAGGACACCAGGTTCCCATTATTTGTACGATTACCACTTTATTTTTAAATTGGTCATCGTCCAAGGATACCATTTTCCCTTTTGAATCGGGGAATGAAAACTTTAATCTATCATAACCTTCCTTTAAAAAAGTGAGGGAATCGGCTTTGGGCAATTCGAACATTTCGTTACGCTTTGCAGTAAATGGCTCTTTCCAATGACTCCCGCTGTAAAATATACCCTCCATAAGGCTGTCGTTTACAACTGCTTCAAATAAAAAGGCATGTGCTCCATCGAAAGTTGAGAGTTTAAGCGAATCCCCTTCCACTGCCCCTTCCAAATATCTGTAATCTCCGGTTGTGGTTCTAAATGTACCGGTTACCTTATGCCCTATTTGATCAAAAATACCCTTGGCGATATAGCGATCTTCGGCAGTATTGGGACTAAAAACGGCTTCCCAATTTCCCTTTACGGTTTGCTTTGGCGCAACTTTTACATTAAAACGTTCGGCCCGCCCCTGTTTCATTTTAAAAGGTACAGTTCGGTCCATACTAGGTTTAATAAAATCGCCATAGATAGAATCTTCGGCAAAAATTCCTTTAAAAACCCCTTCAAATACAGGATGATTAATATGAATGGAATCTCCAAAGAAGGTCACATCTGTAATTTCAATTTTTTCTTCCGCATTAAAAAAGTACAAGGTCTTATCGGCTGTGTATTCCATTAAGAAGGGAAGCTTTTTTC
This genomic stretch from Ulvibacter sp. MAR_2010_11 harbors:
- a CDS encoding TlpA disulfide reductase family protein; the encoded protein is MQVNFTRYFFTLLTLGLFISCDRDPKTPKVGEWRVELDLGKGKKLPFLMEYTADKTLYFFNAEEKIEITDVTFFGDSIHINHPVFEGVFKGIFAEDSIYGDFIKPSMDRTVPFKMKQGRAERFNVKVAPKQTVKGNWEAVFSPNTAEDRYIAKGIFDQIGHKVTGTFRTTTGDYRYLEGAVEGDSLKLSTFDGAHAFLFEAVVNDSLMEGIFYSGSHWKEPFTAKRNEMFELPKADSLTFLKEGYDRLKFSFPDSKGKMVSLDDDQFKNKVVIVQIMGTWCPNCLDETKYFTQFYKANKSDSLEMVALAFEYAKTEARALQAIEKLRTAVEVPYPILLAQYGGGSKQKANDKLPMLNHVLSYPTTIFIDKTGKVRRIHTGFNGPATGEEYTKFVKEFEAFVDQLLKE